The DNA segment TATTGGTGTTGTTGTTGAAATTATTAGAACATGTAGCCATGTCCATGTAATTGTTTTGAATCTGCTGCTGCAGGTTCTCCATTTGAGGAATCTGAGTGTTGTTGGAAACAGAAGAAGGTGGTGGTGGACACTGAGATTGTGATTTGATAGAGAGCTCTGGTAAGTTGAGTTTGGCATCAGAGCCATAGAGCTTACGTGCAGCAGCATCATAAGCCAAAGCAGCTTCATGAGAGGTCTCAAAAGTCCCGAGCCAGAGCCTAGCACCTCGATTGGGTTCACGGATTTCAGCAACCCATTTTCCCCATGTTCTCTGCCTCACACCTTTGTAGGTGCAACTAGCATTCTCGGGACCTCCTTTCCCTCTCATGCACCCTTTTCTCGAGCTGGCTTGTGCTGGCTTCTTCACTTGCTTTCTCTCCTCAATTCCCATGCCCGATTTCAGCATTTTGAAACCTGTGGAGGATTGTTTTGTAATGATGAGGGAAGTTACTTATAACAACAGAAGTGAGAAGAGAGATAAGTTCAATAGCTTCTTTTGTTATAAAGAGGGTATGAGGTTGATGGGGGGCTATTTATATTGCCAAAACCAAGAGAGAGTAAATACTAAGTACAAGACTTCAAGTACATGAAACGTGGCCAAATGGTGGGACCGTGATGCTACTTGGCATTGTGAACCAGACAGATCGTGTCCACTACGAGCCTCACTGTTGATTTCTCTGATACACACTTGGCCTTCTCTTTTCTAGGCATATAAGCTAAGCTCATGTGGCAAACAGCCAACAATGCCAAACAGAATTCAAATTGTTATTGAATTTATTAtacaacttatttatttatttatttgggagGAATTTTTGTGATGGATACGATGGTAAGgaataaaagaagaataaaaaattagagcaaagtgttaaagaaaattaaagctGTGGGTGAGAGGAGGCGGTTGTATGGATAATGTGGATTTTATGCCTTAGGTAGAAAATTTGGATTCGGATAAGTCATTTACCATTGGGTGGGAGCGGTGTCATTGGAAGGAAACGGTTCAAGATAAGTGCTTGCGGGGGTTCCAAAACTGCGCACATGAAAATTAGCAATCAATCCCAAGTGTCTCAAGGGAAATGAGAAATCAGTGAATAGTAAAAGGCAAAACACGATCCAATGGTGTGAGACACCACACGTACCAAATGGGACGCGGGTACGAGTTTACCGAAATTGATCGGCAATGACATTGCACACACCCCTTAACTATTATGGTACATGTTCATACTTCATATCCTTCTTTTTTGTCGTTTGTAACACACTACTATGATAAATCATTTGCCGTTACAAACAAATAAGGTAGAGAGAAGAACTTAACTAGGGGGTTGTCATCATAGAAGAGGACCGTTAGTGTTATGGAATATAGCTAGCCCCTTCTTAGCCAAAAGCATTAACAACAAAACTAGCGGTGGATGGAAAAGACTAGATAAGGAGTGACAGAGAACAAGAGATAAGCAGTCTTTAATATTTACTACTGTATGAATATGAATTGCGGGATTCGTCATTTATATAGGCAGGGTGCATGTCATAATCTGTGTCACACTTCATGGTGCATCACATTAAATTCAATTAGCAACTTcttaccaaaaaaagaaattcaactAGCAAGTGAAGCATCGCATCCAATGGGCAGAAGCCAACAAGGGGGAAGGTAGAGTAGAGTCAGCAAGGCAACACGTTTCTCTTTCGTTCAAATCAAGGTTTTCAAAACCAAAACCCCCGATAACCTAATTTGTAGTTAGtgcttgtttgttttaaatttatattgggTATAATTAAGTTTGAATATAGATCTCCATCCAAGTGTTTTTGATGTCTTAAGTTCCACAATTTCTCTAcccaaattaattttgtatcgGTAggcaaaaaaaagaaggaaaatatatatatatatatatatatatatatatatatatatatatatatatatatgaactagTCCTAGTGTTATGTTATTAGAAGGTCAAGAATGGTATGTGTTCATCtcattggttaaaaaaattatggtatGAATCTTCTGAATAGGCGTTGCTATTGTTGCATGGAAATGGGAGTGCCAATATTCAAAACTCAAGCAATTTAGAACAAAACAAAGTATCAAGGCTTATATATAAGAAGCCTTTTGTATTCTAAACCACTGTTAGATGTTATCTAGATCAAAGACAGCTACATTATCTCGTAGcatcaaacatatttaaaccttatttttcatatgataatgatgaaataatcaaaaataaaaatatataacaatgtcACGTGTCAGTATCTACATAAATTGTCTTTTACATGTGCATTGTTAATGAGATTCGTGTAACAAAAGGGGGAAATTTCACCCCACATCCAATGTAACTCTAAAAAACTAAAGGTTGTAAAAGAGATAATACACGAATGAAAGAGATGAATTGTGATGCACCTTTTTGCACAATATAATGTAACGTGGAAAGATATCAAGTCTCAGTTGAGCCATGGCCATCACCATAATCTCACAGCAAacaaacctatttttttttttattcttagagTTAAGCATGATCAAGGATAAAATTATCTACAGTGTGTTTAGTTCCACATTTTCGAGCACTAGATGCATGTCACACAAGAAGCTACATAGAGTAGCTTTTATGGggttttcttttcatttgacATGAAAAGGCTGCGACATATACATTCTATTCATCTGTATTTGGACACATCTCAAACACGTAAAATTACATCCATCTCTTGAAATGCGTAGAAGCTACATCAGGTTATTTTTAGAAAGGCATGCGCATCATGCATCATGCATCAGACATGAGACCGAACACGCTGTTTTACTTATTATGCGTGTACCATCGATCATTTTCGGATATTTAAGATGCAAAACTTAAGCAAATAGTGACACGCAGGGCACTGTTACTTGCAGTTTTGTATTTACTTGTTCTAAAACTATTGATATCTAAGATTAACCTGTACAGATTAAGAAGCAttttataaatgtaaaatattcatatatttagTCTAAAAGTTCTTATTTAATACTACTATAAGATTTAAATGTGATTTTGTTGAAGTGcttttaaataagttataaatGTTGTATTTCTCGTaaagatcaaatttaattattttaaataggaGTGTATgtggaagaaaaaattaatgagtATTCATGCCATAGTTTGGTGAATATTAGAGGTTGTAGTCCTTCTTATCTTCGCCATAGTTTGGTGAAGAGTATTTATGATGTTCATAAATTCAAAGGTACGTAGTATTCTTAGGATGCATGTTGATCGTGAAGTGAAGCTAATCAAGTTGCTGATGACAAGCTAGCGCAACATGGTATGTATTCCTTGAGCAATTTTCATATCTTTGATTTTATGTCTCAATTTATTTGTGATGAGATTTAGCAGATGCTTGTATTTCTTTCCCTGGAGGTCTCTAGGTGTGAATAAAATgcatttcacaaaacaaaaaaaaaaacaaaggagtatatgtggaaaaaaaattgagtcttgaaaaatttataaaatatcaatagctatggaatttaaaataaataaaaaacactaaaacatCAAAAGTATTTTACCTATACGAAACATgcataacaaaattattaaatcgTTCAGAAAGTCAAAAGTATAACAAATGATATGCAAATGGATAAAAATTACCCCGACAAGCCACATCATTGTAATGCACTAATTTCATTTAGCGTCGATTTGGTAGTCTGAAAATTGTGGGGGAAAGAGAAGGAAAGGCAGAGAAATAGGCTAGAAATCAAAAGGTTCTGCGATTTGGTAGCTATGAAACagtgatgaaaaataaaaagtgatggATCTATACAAAAACATTTCCGAGCAAAAGATGGCagaaataacaaacaaaaggGTGAGAACATGGTCCTAATAGCGTTGTTCTCATGCCTACAGAGAGAGTGTGCAATAAAGtgataattgattatgttaCAAGATAATGGATATGTTATATTTTGCGTATAtaatggattaagtgattttgATTAAAAGTGCATCTTTGGCACAAGCGTTAGTACATGGTCAGATTAAAATTTGCAACAAACTTAAGTTTTGATATATaccaaaattataagaatgatactaaaataaaattaaaaattcataaaagaccaaatagaaaattaattcaGACTTGCCTTTTGTACACACCCAACGTTTTATGTACCAAAACGTTGATAACTTGATACTCCCAACACTGACAATAGAGATTTTAGTCTTCAATCTTCCTTTCATATCCACATACATGTAACCttacatcaaatattaaaacaatataaCGTATATCCTTGTTTTGGCTGCTCAACCTCAATGGATTGAAAATCATCAGGGAAATTATGGTACTTAATTTTGTCTGCCCAACCTTGAAATGGATTGAAAATAACCTAACTTAGTATAAATTATGGAAGTTGAAATTAGGCCACAGATGAGGTCAACTGCCTCGGACAGGAGGATCATCTCAATCTTGCATTTTTCGCCAAGGCCACCCATAGATTACTCATGCCTCACAAAAGTGCAGCAAGACCAAAAAGATCAAGATAGCTTGGCAACAAAGAATTTATAGATGAAAAGGCATTCAAAAATCTTTACACCATGATGAAACCATACACCAATCCAATGAGACAAGAAAGCTCAAGGTAAACAACGAGCTTCATTCCCCAATTGACTCTCCATTTTTTACTGTTTTCCATCAACTTCTGAGAAAATCCTTTAAGGAAAATGGTGGAGGTGCATCCTGCAAAGAGTAATGAAAGAATTAGCTTGAACACTAATTTATGCATAATATAGTAGCTGCATCTCCTTTAATGCTTGTGCTAAAATGCTCAGTGAACTGACCCAAAAAGAGTAGAGCTATCCAAATTCAATGTTATCTCAGTTAGACAGAAATTTGCATCAAATCTTAAATTACATAAGCTACACCCATTACCTTGCCAGCTTCTTGACTTAAGCATTGTCTTACAACTGTAGCCTGCTGTATTAGCCTCTCCATTGCTGTGTAACTGGGAAGATTCAAGTGTGCTGGCAAATTACCCAGCATCCacgggaaaaaaaaaatcatatatttaacaTGGATAGGAAAAAGCATCATGATTtgcaacaaaatatattaaagaaacaTGCAGATATCAAGTTAACCAACCAAGAATAGCTCGATTCAAACTATCTGCAACCTGTTGCCGATACTCTAAGCTAAGGAGATGAAACATTGGGGATTTCTCTGGCTCCTTATAAGCAAGAAGGGCCATAAAGTCCTGCAACATTGGCAGCTAAATAATTATTCAGTCTCAACCACACACAACATAAAAAAGCTATTCAAAATGCGAACATACTTCAAGCTTTTCCATATATTTGGGCTCCTTTCCGAAAGGGCCCAATTTGGTCTGAGCAAACTCCAAAGCTTCTGTGCTgccaataaaatgaaattatatgaAAGCAGGAAGTTTACAATGTGTTCTCTTAGAGACAAAACTAATCTCTGCTCACCATTTCCTTGAGCAGACAAGCTCAACAAAATGAAGGCTTAGTAGATCAAACTGCAAATCCTTATTGTTCTCTAGAATATCTTTTGCCAGCTGTTCAGTAAGCTCAATAGCCTTGAGTGCATTTCCCTCTAGTGCAAAGTGAAAGATTCCTAAAGACAAATGAAATTTATCATCAAGAAAGTCTTCACAACTAATAATAGGATCCAATAAAAAGGCAATAAACTTCTCAGGTGTCAGGAGCATTTCCCAACTCCTCTGTGGCTCTGCCCTGCAGACTGCGGGGGaggaaatattaaaatgtaaagaGAAGCCCAGCAAATATCTTAACATAGTAAAGAAGATCcgccacaaaaaaaaaaagtataatcacAACTCAAATGTGTTTTAAGACAAAAGTCAGCAGTCATTTCAAATAACCACAGATGTTTTAAGTGGTATTAAAGCATACAACAGTTCAGCATCCCTCGAGTTGGGGTTGACTTGACTATTCCAATGTGCATTTTTAGATGATGCAGAGAGTGGTTATGAGTGAACACTAGGTAACATAAAACTTCCTAGGCTGAGCAAGCAGATAAAATATGATCAGGAAACAACACTTGAATTAATCTTGTGTGCCCAAAAATAACCACAAACCtacttttccttttatccatgTCTTCCAAATAATCTGCCGGCTGCGTTGCCCCAGTGCAAGCAATGAATGATTCTACTGATTCTTTGTAGCAATTATGTATAAGATATGACAGAACAATGTTGTGGATGTCATTATCATTTACAGCCTGTAAATTCAAGTAGCCAAGAAAAAAGTGTGGAACCTCATTAACTATGGCAAGAGAATCAATGGAACCAGGAAATCAAACAATTCAGTTAGAAATCCAACAAAGCACACTAAAAGGGTTCAATCTCAACTGAAATTTGCTTTTGGTAGATAAAATTTACGGAAAGGAGATGCGGCATAGCGCTTCAATCCAAGACAAGAAAAGTCTCCGGGTTTAAAGAacacttacaaagaaacttcCGTTTATTTAACCTCGAGGAGAAGAGCGAGGGTTGAAACCTAAATACCCTGTCTTAGTCCGCTCAACCAACCCCTTGGGGTTGAATTATgttctctttcaaaaataaaaatgagggcaaaaaaatttaatcaccGGAACCAAAACGCAGATTAGTGGTAATTCATGAGAGAGCAACATAGGGTACGCAGCAGCGGAtgagaaatattatatttttcatgtgtcCCAATCCCTCGTTTGTTCAATTTTGGCCATCAGAAATTAGGGTTAGGAAATATCTTTGAGGagataatttaattgaaatatttgcaACACGGTTCAAGGGTTTCGCTGAGAGTGAGGAATATCTTTTATCGCAACAACAACATGATATTATTAATATCCACCGGCCAATTACGCACGAGGGTCTGCATTATAGTCGAGTCCTTAATCAATAACTTGGTTAAGAAACCAAACTAAAGTGAAAGGAGCAACAAAATTATTGGATAGTTTAGTGGCCTAAGATGGAATCAGGATATGACAAATTCACAACGCAACAGCGCTATcgttaaagaagaagaaaaatcataaagcAGAAACTTGAGTGGTAACAGTAGGGCACGGAGAAGAAAAAACGAAAGAGTATTGTCGTTATTGATAAGATAAGAAGAGAAATTGAAACATACAAGGTTTTCATATTGACGAGGATCGAGGTCCATGGATGTTTAGTGGGAGATGGGAGAAGGGAGAAGCACAAAGTGAAAGACGGCGCACGATCCGATTCCAATACACCACCGTGTGTGTTGTTTCTCAACTTAACCACGTGACGTGCCTATGGCCCTGCCCGCCTGCACGTGAGCGAGCCACCCAGTGCAGCTAGAAGACGTTTCACTGGGGACAAGTTCtctcaaaatcaataaaaatttatttgattatttatgggaaatttttaaatagaattaatatatttatttttaaaagttaatgtaaaaataaataagagaaaaataatttaatgtttatgtatTACCCGTGTCAAATAATTTTATGctatcatttgaattatttttttcattagttCATTAGAATTTgctttcaaataattatttttaaaattaacaaacttatcatatataataaatatgattagATAActgtataaaaattttaatattatcaatgAATAACCATTTtctcttatataatttaataaagaataaaatgatatttttatagtagtaaaagaaaaattaaacttagAAAACTAAGATTTCATgataaattgattaaaacattcttgaaaaatatcttcccaaaaatgttatttttttaaaaatatatatatcaaacatgaaaaattaagGGTCTTTTGGGGTGGTTTTTAATCTTCAGtttcaaaattcataaaaataacaaataattttagttttagtttgaaaaataattaattattttttaaaatatgattagtttcaaaaactcattttgaaatttcaaatcatattaaaattagtttaagaaTGATTTTGTGTGTGGTAACGACAATGATAGTAATGATAATGTCAGCTGTAATGATGGTGATAGAGATATTAGTTGTGGTTACAGTAATAGTGACGACGATGGTAGTTGTTGTGGCAACATTGGTGGTGATTGTGGTGGTGATGATGAAGATAGTATTGTTGGTAGTGGTAGTGACAATAATAGTAGCATTGATTTTGtatgttaatatttataataatagttaatgttaattagtataaaattgtgtaaaattagttgtgtttgttattttattgcaataatTAAAGTGATAATTAGTGTACAATTGTGTTTGTTGTTATTGTAATAACTAATAAGGTCAtcatcatttaatataaaaattagtttcaattttaggtgtaaaaatagtcatttttaaaatagtattatttattaaaaattagatgtttaaacaattataaagcaagaattttttttccccCAACTCCTCTTTTATAAGGTTTATAGAAGGTATCAAATGATGGTGGTTGTGATGACATTGGTGGTGATGATAACAATATTGGCAACAAATTATATGGTGAATCTGACACCACACCAATGAAACATAAACAATATTGGCAACAAGTTATATGAGGATCTCTTTTACACCAATGAACCATAAACACCGTATAAGTGAATCTGACATCACACCTTAATACAAAACCTTAAGACTCAAGTTTATgagtctttttttaatttatatggtgtccaactttttcatttttattcgaTGTGtaacttcacctcacacttataGTCTCCTCTCCTCGAGCGAAAACCATTTTCATCTACGAGTATTTTCATGGTGACCATTATAACTCACTTATGCTCTAGATACTTGTACCGTCGCTCCACCTGCGGGACACGCTGTTTGAACTTATCGATAAGAAGATTTTCCATACAAGGGATCCTCATACCAAGGATCCACTGAGATACCAATTGTTATGCGTCTGAGAGGGGTAAATACTTGAGAGATTTACACAATTGAGCCATAAGCAATCATATAGGTGAACTTGACACCATACATTAACTCAAAACCATAAGACTCAGATTTATAGATCTTTTCCTCACTTATAGTGTTcaacttttctatttttactcaatgtaaaattttacttcacacttataattcaataatatatattttttcttttaaaaatggaagaattgATTTATTTAACGCAAAAACAAAAGGAGTTATGACAAGGACAAGGAGGTCGCTGATATTGGCAAAAGAAACAACCCTCAATCCTTTGTCAGAGCATGTTCTGTCCCGTGTAGATGGTTGTTTTGGTTTGCAGGATTCTGGGATAGGTGAAAATGGGATTAATAATTCATTTGGATTATTAATGGCATGCTTGGATCATTGTCTGTGCGCCTCAAACCTCGATTCGGAGATAACAACTTGAAACATATCATCAAATATGTTTAACAAAATTgcatttacattttttcttaGAATA comes from the Glycine soja cultivar W05 chromosome 6, ASM419377v2, whole genome shotgun sequence genome and includes:
- the LOC114414624 gene encoding glucose-induced degradation protein 8 homolog, whose product is MDLDPRQYENLAVNDNDIHNIVLSYLIHNCYKESVESFIACTGATQPADYLEDMDKRKRIFHFALEGNALKAIELTEQLAKDILENNKDLQFDLLSLHFVELVCSRKCTEALEFAQTKLGPFGKEPKYMEKLEDFMALLAYKEPEKSPMFHLLSLEYRQQVADSLNRAILAHLNLPSYTAMERLIQQATVVRQCLSQEAGKDAPPPFSLKDFLRS
- the LOC114414623 gene encoding dehydration-responsive element-binding protein 2D-like gives rise to the protein MLKSGMGIEERKQVKKPAQASSRKGCMRGKGGPENASCTYKGVRQRTWGKWVAEIREPNRGARLWLGTFETSHEAALAYDAAARKLYGSDAKLNLPELSIKSQSQCPPPPSSVSNNTQIPQMENLQQQIQNNYMDMATCSNNFNNNTNNPSEVSMASQQVGVGVPIYTSDSIVSLPLDTNPKPVENDGDFRPSWGTMNEGLPVFDDSIWAEAAMSLDFPQIAAETAIYSSGNNLADVGVWDSLQTPWCM